The following coding sequences are from one uncultured Desulfobacter sp. window:
- a CDS encoding sigma 54-interacting transcriptional regulator, translated as MHGPDENLLEAELLGYERGAFTGTRQQGKAGFIELAHGGVLFLDEIGDMPLSVQAGVYDAYVEKLSAAAQDLKTGPGDQEGKVPSTDWTITLRSNIFVWSG; from the coding sequence TTGCACGGCCCTGACGAAAACCTACTGGAAGCCGAACTTTTGGGCTATGAACGCGGGGCCTTTACCGGCACCCGGCAGCAGGGCAAGGCCGGCTTTATTGAACTGGCCCACGGCGGGGTGTTGTTCCTGGATGAGATCGGAGATATGCCTTTGTCGGTCCAGGCCGGGGTCTATGACGCATATGTGGAAAAGCTGTCCGCCGCTGCCCAGGATTTGAAGACGGGCCCCGGCGACCAGGAGGGTAAGGTTCCAAGTACGGATTGGACGATTACCTTGAGATCAAATATCTTTGTATGGAGTGGATAA